The following is a genomic window from Vicinamibacteria bacterium.
AGGTTCTGCGCGGAGGCAACGGAAACGCGGTGCTCGGTTCCGTCTCCGCCGAAGAGAACGATGACGCTCACGTACAGCCGAGATGAGCGCGCGGGTTTTCGGCACGGAGCGACGCCAGCTCCTTTACCAGCTCGAGCTCTCGGGTGTTGAGCTGCTTGGGGACGACGACCTGTATCTTGACGAACAAGTCTCCCGTGCCGTCGCCCTTGAGCCGCGGCATACCCTTGCCCTTGAGCCTCAAGCGGCGGCCGGTCTGAGTGCCGGGAGGCACCTTGATACGAGCCTTGCCGGAAAGGGTAGGGACCTCGATCTCGGCGCCGAGCGCCGCCTCGGCGAAGGTCACCGGTACATCGATATAGAGATCGTCCCCCTCCCGGCGGTAGAGCGGATGAGGCCTCGTCTTCACTTCGAGGTACAGGTCGCCGGCAGCGCCGCCTTTGCCGGCGACGCGAATCTTCGAGCCGTCCCTGACGCCCGCAGGGATGCGCACGTCGATCGTTTCCACGCCGGTGCGATTCTCGATCGTCAGGCGCTTGGTCGTGCCGCGATAGGCCTCTTCGATGCTCACCTCGATCGTACCGGCGATGTTCCGCGCGGTGTGAGTTGGAGGCGGAGGTTCTCCAAAACCCTGAAAGCCTCTCGACTCCGTCCCGCGTCGCGGCCTCGCTCCGCGGAACCCGCCGCCTACCTGGCTGAAGAGGTCGTCGAGGTCGATGCCGCCGCCGAAGAACGTCCGGAAGAAATCCGAGAACCCGCCGCCCCCACCGCCAAAATCCACGCGCACGCCACCGAATCCGGGGAATCCGCCGGGCTGTTGACGCGCGTACTGCTCATACTGTTTCCAGTTCGCCCCGAGCTGGTCGTACTTACGCCGTTTTTCCGGATCGGAGAGGACCTCGTGCGCCTCGTTGAGCTCCTTGAACTTCTGCTCCGCCCCTCGGTCGCCGGGATTGACGTCGGGGTGGTACTTGCGCGCGAGCTTGCGAAAAGCCTGTTTGATCTCCTTGTCAGTAGCGTCCTTCTTGACGCCCAGCACATCGTAATAATTCTTGTAGTCCACCGGCGGGGCTCATTGG
Proteins encoded in this region:
- a CDS encoding J domain-containing protein, which codes for MDYKNYYDVLGVKKDATDKEIKQAFRKLARKYHPDVNPGDRGAEQKFKELNEAHEVLSDPEKRRKYDQLGANWKQYEQYARQQPGGFPGFGGVRVDFGGGGGGFSDFFRTFFGGGIDLDDLFSQVGGGFRGARPRRGTESRGFQGFGEPPPPTHTARNIAGTIEVSIEEAYRGTTKRLTIENRTGVETIDVRIPAGVRDGSKIRVAGKGGAAGDLYLEVKTRPHPLYRREGDDLYIDVPVTFAEAALGAEIEVPTLSGKARIKVPPGTQTGRRLRLKGKGMPRLKGDGTGDLFVKIQVVVPKQLNTRELELVKELASLRAENPRAHLGCT